The genomic window TCCCATTGCCTCCCACCAGTTCCTGTGTGTGTTCGTTTTTTGCATTGACATTTAGTGAAGAGGGAAGAAGCCACacaccaaaattattttttctgaaaagagcTACTGAGAGATTCTTCTGTGCCTAGCCAAACCAATTGCTGCCTAGCTCTGAGAACAGGCATGTTAATAAGCCAATTAAAGCTTTTAAATAGGTCCGACTTAAAAATGGCACCCCAATAAGTTAAAtagccaaaaaaaaccacagctgtGGGAAGGCTGTGGAAGATGAGAAAGACTTCATGAATGCAGCTGCTATTAGTGAAAATTGAAGCCACAAGAAAACTGTTCCTTGTAGAGAAATCTCCACAGCCATGGCAAGAAAGACTCCTCTCCCTAAGAAAATGGATGAAAGATTATTTTAGCAGAAGTAAACTGACTGAGAATACCAAATTTGTCTCCGTACATTGTCAGTAGGAAAGATAAAAAGTGGTGGGGAGGAGGTGTTCCTAAAGTTTTATTCTGATTCTTAGTACTCTTTCTTTTAGTCCTATTACTAAAGTTTTCTTTATACTCTTTTAAAGTTTTAAGCCTACTTTAACTTCCTTCTAATCCTATCTCACAACAAGAAACAAGTAAATAATTCTAGAGACTCCATGAGCATTTAGCCAACACTGAACCCTCCACGCCGTATCACCCCACTGCTGGTCACATCCTGCGCCCATCCCAGTctggatcccattcccagtctcATTCCCTGACCGAATTCTCTGTCTGGTTGCCATTCCCATGTTCCCATTCCCATATTCCCTGTCCTGTTCTCGTATTCCTGGTCCAGCCTTTCCATTTTTATATTCCCTGTTCCATTCCCATgttcccattccctgttccctctCACCAGGTGCCACCGCCATCGCTCCGGCCCCTTGGatccctccctgctgtgctggccaTAATTCCCAATTAAATTCCTAATTAATCCCTGTAGGgccatttcctgctgctgcccagagccagagggagCTCAAACGCACTTCCCAAAATTCTTCCTCCCGTGCCAGGACTGGGATCTGTGCCCATTCCTGGGATCTGTGCCCATTCCCAATCTCCAGTGGGATCTGTGCCCATTTCTGGGATCTGTGCCCATTCCTGGGATTATCCCAAACCTTCAGGActatcccaaatccctccatcccctgtggATCATCCCAACTTCTTCatctcttctgtcttttcttcttttccacctttctatcttcttttcctgttttccatcctttttccccctttcccacctcttcctctttggaaaaacaggtgggaaaaaagcaggaaaatatcagaaaaacCCTGGGAGCgagtaattaaaataatacattttttaaataattaaaaaccgGGCAgaaaggagagggggaaaaagtaaTCAACTCCCACCAAAGGccagagatatttttttttatttgccgTCAAAATAAAGATGGAATTTGGccctgaaattcccaaaaaaaatacagaaaaacccaaggcagagcagctccatgcGCCATGAATCCGACAGAATTCCAGAAGAaccgaggaggaggaggaggaagaggaggggaaaaaattgcagaattgggagaaaaatgtgggggaaaaaaaaaatcctatgagctgggaaaaaaatggggaaataaagtggggaaagagggagaaatggggggaagagggggggaaaggggacaaaaaaggaaaaaaagattaaaaaaaggggagggaaaaagagggaaatgcaGTTTGGGACTCGCTGAGAACTGGGAATTTCCACCTCATCATTGCGTCCCTCCGGAATTATTCAGCAGACGGTAAAGGGGAAGCGTGGAAGCGTAGAAAACAAAAAGCTGGGaattctctctctccccttGGGAATGTCCATCACAGCTCTCCGGCTGTGTTGATGACGTGGAAGAGCGTGACATTGTAGATGACCTGGTGGCCGTTATTCCAGGTGTAGAGCACCCTCTCCCGCGGGTTGTAGTCCAGCATGGAAATGTGAGAATACTGATTATGGAAGGGGATATCCGTGTACTCGTAGCTGGAAGTGTTCGTGTGGTAAGCAAAATAAATCTTGGCGCCGGCCAGGTGGGAATTGGTGACGTACAGAATCCCGCAGATCATGAAGGACTCGCCCGCGCTACGTTTGGGGTACCCCGTatcccagctcctcagcactTCCAGGGTGTGCGGATCCATGCGACTCACCACGATATTCCCGGCGTTCTGGTTGGTGGTGTAGACGGCCCAGAGGCCGTTCTCATCCACCATGAAGTCGATGTCGGAGAAGCCGCCCCAGGAGTAGGGGAAGGTGTTGTTGTAGCCGGCGCCGGCGAGGCTGCGCTGCACCAGGACGCTGCGGGAGCGGAAGTGGTAGCGGACGGCGACGTTGCTCTGGAATTTGTTGTAGTACAAGGAGCCGTTGAAGACCACGTGGCCAGTGCCGGCCCAAGGGtgaggcaggaggtgctggacAAAGTTTTGGCCGGAGACGAAGTCACTGAGGCTGCGGAATTCCAGCACGCGCCGGCCCTTGTAGTAGCCGTCCATGTACCACACCTGGAGGGGAGAAACGGGGTTAAaacgggggaaaatggggttaaaatggggtaAAATGGGGTTTCAAGGTGGGCAAGGTATGATCAAACTCCTTTCAAGGTGGGGTGGAAAGCCCCTCAGGATGGGATCTAAACCTCTTCAAGATGGGTTCCAAAACCTCATCAAGGTGGGCTCTAAACCCACTGGAGATGTGATCAAATCCCCCATCCAGGATTTTCAGGCAACAGTGCCCAAAAAGTACAGGTtttgtgcccaaatcccaaacccatgGTGTGGGCACCACAAAAACGACCCATGGGTTCCCAGCCAGGTGCCAAATCCATGGATTTTCACCAGAAAATTGCTGGGATTTtgcccaaatccccctcaaatcCAAGATTTGAGGACCCCAGGAAGTTTTGGGGGATGTTAAGGAAGATTTTGGGAGGGGATTTTAGATTCCCTTCCAGGTGCCAAATCCATGGATTTTCAGGGATCACCATGCCTGAAAAGTGTTGAGattgtccccaaatccccccagatcCCTTCAGATCCAggtgattttttgggaaaatcctgttttttgggggtggCCCTCACCCGGCTGTCAGTGCTGGGCGTCATCGTGTCAGTCATCCAGGATCCAAAGCGCGATCCCGAGGCGCGGATGGTGATGGGGTTGCTGACCCCTGTCAGTTTCCCACAGCCTGGAAAAATAGGGGGAGAAAACTgcaattttgggaaaaattccAGGGGTTTGGAAAAGCGAGAGttatgggaaaaatcagggacttggaaaaccagggaaaaaatgggaattagaGGGAAATCAGGGACTGGGGCCACAGCGGGGTCAGAAAAGCCCTGGAGGGTCTGGGAGTGGGATTGtaaagggaaaatgggattttgggtgtgttttgggggatttttgggtggattttggacagaatttgaggggattttgcagttttttggggggagcTTTGGCaaagttttgggggattttgggatggatttgggaggGATTTTAGAGATGTTTGGGGGCATTTGGAGGGGATTCTGGAGACATTTTGGGGGACTTAtaggaggggatttggggcagactttgggaggatttttttgtttttaagagtgGATTTTGGGAATGACTTTAGAGAtgttttgaggggattttgggcagattttttGTGGTTCTGGGGCAGATTTCAAAGACCACTTTGGAGAGGATTTTTAGCCTATTTCCACCACGTTTTCTTAGGATTTGAgacaaaatttgggatttctaATGGGATGTTTTTACCCAGTTTCTGCAGGCAGGCGTGCAGCCgcgcctccagcagcagcacacgctgctgcagctcctcgtAGTCGTAggctcccatctcctcctggaTGGCCAGGAGAATCCCAGAGAGGTTCCTGACCTCCTCCTTGAGGTGCACGATGAGCCGCGAGTCCGCCTTGTACTGCTCCAGCAccggcagcagcggcagcagctcCCGCATCTTCTCCTTCagatcctgcaggaaaaaatcaggataaatggccccaaaatcccggggTTCACGTTGTTGTTGTTCCTTCAGATCCtgaggaaaaaatttgggaaaaatcagTCCTGAAATGCCAGGGTTCACCAATCCTGAGCGAAAAACATACCGGGAAAAATCAGTTCAGATGTCCCAGagttcaggggtttttttggaagctGTTTGTTCCTCGGGATAAATGGGGATGTTCAGGtttgggaattaaaaaaaaaaaaaaaatggggattttcaGCTCTGGAAGCCCCAAAAGGATCCTGAGGCCTGATCCCACGGGAAAAATCCTGACATGTGGAAGGAATATACAAGCGGAAAACTGAAATACTGTGGGAATAAATCAGAGGGAATAAAGGGCTGGAAcgctgggatttttttgagataAAAAGTGTGAATTTCTCACCTGGAAGCTGCGGGCGTTGAGGGCTTTGTGGCCCTCAGAGGCCACGCGGAGCCGCGAGTCCAGGCCCTTCATCAGAGCCTCCGTGTTCCGCACGTACTGCAGGTCCCGGAAGGTGCGGAGGTCCAGGACTTCCATGGACTGGGAGATGTTCTGCACCTGGAGAGGTCGTTAATGGGGTTAATTACGGTAATTAATGGGGTTATTCAGGGTTATTAATGGGGTTAATCACGGTTATTAAGGTCATTAATGACCATCCTGGTAATTAATGCGGTTAATCACAGCAATTAATAGGGTTAATCAGGCTAATTAATGGGGTCAGCCGCGGTCATTAATGGGGTTTATCACAGTCATTAATGGCAATCTCCATAAGGATCCTTATCCCTGGAATCCCACagggattttccttttccccccaatACCAAATCCCCACATTCCCAACAGCAATTAACCCCTCCATTACCCACACAAGTTAATTCATTAACAAATTCCAGAATAATTAACCCATTCCCGTCAATTAACTGATTAATCAGCAATTGGTTCGGGACCATTGGGGAATTCCCGACCTTTTCCAGGAGCTGCCGGAGCTGGAGGCTGCGGAGGTCGCGGGAGCAGGATCCCTGCACGGGGATCACGGCGGTGCAGAGACATTTCCCGTCCGGAGCCTGCGCCGAGGTGAAAACCTGCCAGCCCTCGTCTGGGCTCTGGAAAAGGGTCTGGAAAATCGGGATTGGCAcctcagaattcccaaaaaacacAGGGAGATCTGGAAATTCCCAGGTACCAGAGAATCCCGATCCCAAAATTCAGTTTATTCCCATTTATGTCTCTTTTCAGcctcttttcccccattttcccctgtttcttccccatcttttttcccccttttcccttctttcccccCATTCCCTGGCAGATGACGTCACAACCGCACTGACGTCACACTcgacaggaaaaaaaataaagaagggaaaatccctccaggatttccccaaaaattcggGATAAACCCCGTAAAAAAACCGGGATAAACTTCGGGAACTACCCCACTTGGCCCCAGCCTCAAAATCGCCGTTTTTCCACCCAAAAGGGAAGATCCGGAAATAAAATAATCCCAGGAAAAAACGGGAGCGGGAGCAGCCGCAGCCCTTCCCCCAGCCTCCGGAGCCGTCATGAATCCTTAATTAGGGAGCGTTAATGAATAATTAATGAGGGAGAGTTAATGAATAATTAATGAGAGCGGCCTGGCCAGGGGGAGGCGCTGGGAGGGgtttgagatttttgggggaaaagagggaaaaaagggagaattttccagggatggaggcgAGATTtcggatttgggattttgggggaaaagggggaatttcccagggatttgggattttgaggaaaaaaaaggaatggaaggggaaaaaagagggaatttctcagggatggaggcaggatttgggatctgggatttggggggagaaggggggaatttgggatgagAAGGAAACTGGGGAGAGGAATTTGGGATCtttgggggaaaaggaggaatttCCAagggaagggaccccaaattcAGGGATTGTGACTCGAACATTCAGGAatgagggaccccaaaacccagggaTTCTCCCTCAttccagaaaccccaaaatccaggaataaaaaaaaagagcgCTCTTCCAATTTTTTGGGAGTGGTGTGAGAATCcaaatttttcttcctaaatcccttttttttttctccccaaattcccaatttttctccccaaatgcCAAATCCCCAGGGCCGGACTGGGaaattccatcccatccctttggaaggggaggaaaaaaaaaaactaaaaatctggttttccccaaaaaactccaaaatcctgggaggaaaaaaaaaaaaaaaaaaaaaaaaaagcaaacaaggaaaaaaaaaaaaaaaaacaaaaccaaaaaccaacaaaaaaaaaactcccgggatttttgggctgaattctGCTCATTCCTGGTTTTTATTCCAGGGGCCGCTTCCCGGTGATAAATGAGGGACAAGGGTGGTTAATGAGGCGCTAATTAACGTCCGGCGG from Ammospiza caudacuta isolate bAmmCau1 chromosome 29, bAmmCau1.pri, whole genome shotgun sequence includes these protein-coding regions:
- the OLFM2 gene encoding noelin-2, producing the protein MTVPLLKIGAVLSTMAMVTNWMSQTLPSLVGLNGTAVSRAGTSEKITLFQSPDEGWQVFTSAQAPDGKCLCTAVIPVQGSCSRDLRSLQLRQLLEKVQNISQSMEVLDLRTFRDLQYVRNTEALMKGLDSRLRVASEGHKALNARSFQDLKEKMRELLPLLPVLEQYKADSRLIVHLKEEVRNLSGILLAIQEEMGAYDYEELQQRVLLLEARLHACLQKLGCGKLTGVSNPITIRASGSRFGSWMTDTMTPSTDSRVWYMDGYYKGRRVLEFRSLSDFVSGQNFVQHLLPHPWAGTGHVVFNGSLYYNKFQSNVAVRYHFRSRSVLVQRSLAGAGYNNTFPYSWGGFSDIDFMVDENGLWAVYTTNQNAGNIVVSRMDPHTLEVLRSWDTGYPKRSAGESFMICGILYVTNSHLAGAKIYFAYHTNTSSYEYTDIPFHNQYSHISMLDYNPRERVLYTWNNGHQVIYNVTLFHVINTAGEL